One Rosa chinensis cultivar Old Blush chromosome 3, RchiOBHm-V2, whole genome shotgun sequence DNA window includes the following coding sequences:
- the LOC112193324 gene encoding uncharacterized protein LOC112193324 isoform X1 has protein sequence MISEEEGNARVLWCLKCKEGTSGTNRLLVCCENGCPIVIHEECMTVQPQFDDMGHFYCPYCAYKWISHLCKQKEKMLNLSALKLTNWILRATEGDSEQRRRREVDDDEENGGVSARQDFENVKGGERQEEREPLVVEPLLTVRLSDIQGTSDGDEGLGKRVAEEEDNGTRKLPKSLSTSFVCLDRRRVLWTKEEEQALKEGVKEFWTTNRKSIPWEKICQAYKDRFHSSRTAANLKDKWKFMTKTATKKGNLIPSLRCFEELQVSEVK, from the exons ATGATATCAGAGGAGGAGGGCAACGCGAGGGTTTTGTGGTGTCTCAAGTGTAAAGAGGGTACTAGTGGAACCAACAGATTGTTGGTTTGTTGTGAGAATGGATGCCCAATTGTTATTCATGAAGAGTGTATGACGGTGCAGCCTCAGTTTGATGATATGGGTCACTTTTACTGCCCTTATTGTGCATACAAGTGGATAAGCCATTTGTGTAAGCAGAAGGAGAAAATGTTAAACCTATCCGCTCTTAAATTGACCAACTGGATTTTGAGGGCAACCGAAGGAGACAGTgagcagaggaggaggagggaggtTGACGATGATGAAGAGAATGGCGGTGTATCTGCAAGGCAGGATTTTGAGAATGTTAAAGGTGGAGAAAGACAGGAGGAAAGAGAGCCTTTGGTGGTGGAGCCTCTGCTAACAGTGAGGCTTTCTGATATACAAGGAACGTCAGAtggagatgaaggacttggcaAAAGGGTGGCCGAGGAGGAGGACAATGGAACCAGAAAGTTGCCAAAATCTTTGAG CACAAGCTTCGTATGTCTTGATAGAAGGAGAGTATTATGGACCAAGGAAGAGGAACAAGCTTTAAAG GAGGGAGTGAAAGAATTTTGGACCACAAATAGAAAGTCTATACCCTGGGAGAAAATTTGTCAGGCTTACAAAGATAGATTTCACAGTTCACGTACTGCAGCTAATCTCAAGGATAAATGGAAGTTTATGACCAAAACGGCAACAAAAAAGGGTAATTTGATACCATCGCTGC
- the LOC112193324 gene encoding uncharacterized protein LOC112193324 isoform X2 — translation MISEEEGNARVLWCLKCKEGTSGTNRLLVCCENGCPIVIHEECMTVQPQFDDMGHFYCPYCAYKWISHLCKQKEKMLNLSALKLTNWILRATEGDSEQRRRREVDDDEENGGVSARQDFENVKGGERQEEREPLVVEPLLTVRLSDIQGTSDGDEGLGKRVAEEEDNGTRKLPKSLSTSFVCLDRRRVLWTKEEEQALKEGVKEFWTTNRKSIPWEKICQAYKDRFHSSRTAANLKDKWKFMTKTATKKGCFEELQVSEVK, via the exons ATGATATCAGAGGAGGAGGGCAACGCGAGGGTTTTGTGGTGTCTCAAGTGTAAAGAGGGTACTAGTGGAACCAACAGATTGTTGGTTTGTTGTGAGAATGGATGCCCAATTGTTATTCATGAAGAGTGTATGACGGTGCAGCCTCAGTTTGATGATATGGGTCACTTTTACTGCCCTTATTGTGCATACAAGTGGATAAGCCATTTGTGTAAGCAGAAGGAGAAAATGTTAAACCTATCCGCTCTTAAATTGACCAACTGGATTTTGAGGGCAACCGAAGGAGACAGTgagcagaggaggaggagggaggtTGACGATGATGAAGAGAATGGCGGTGTATCTGCAAGGCAGGATTTTGAGAATGTTAAAGGTGGAGAAAGACAGGAGGAAAGAGAGCCTTTGGTGGTGGAGCCTCTGCTAACAGTGAGGCTTTCTGATATACAAGGAACGTCAGAtggagatgaaggacttggcaAAAGGGTGGCCGAGGAGGAGGACAATGGAACCAGAAAGTTGCCAAAATCTTTGAG CACAAGCTTCGTATGTCTTGATAGAAGGAGAGTATTATGGACCAAGGAAGAGGAACAAGCTTTAAAG GAGGGAGTGAAAGAATTTTGGACCACAAATAGAAAGTCTATACCCTGGGAGAAAATTTGTCAGGCTTACAAAGATAGATTTCACAGTTCACGTACTGCAGCTAATCTCAAGGATAAATGGAAGTTTATGACCAAAACGGCAACAAAAAAGG